From a region of the Oryza sativa Japonica Group chromosome 6, ASM3414082v1 genome:
- the LOC107276764 gene encoding pathogenesis-related protein PRB1-3: MAISSVARAAIVILCLVALTNLAQAQNSPHDFLQPHNAARAEVGVGKLSWDGTLAAYARRYGEKRSHDCTLKHSRGPYGENIYRGSAGRRRTAADAVARWVRESAYYDCGSNTCVPGRRCGHYTQVTWARTTRLGCAAVTCDSGATFVVCSYDPPGNTNGRGPYPGCGDYDVVSE, translated from the coding sequence ATGGCGATCAGTAGTGTTGCCCGTGCTGCAATAGTAATCTTGTGTCTCGTCGCCCTCACAAACCTTGCGCAAGCCCAGAACTCGCCGCACGACTTCCTGCAACCCCACAacgccgcgcgcgcggaggTCGGTGTCGGCAAGCTCTCCTGGGACGGCACCCTCGCCGCGTACGCGCGGAGGTACGGCGAGAAGAGGTCCCACGACTGCACGCTCAAGCACTCCCGTGGGCCGTATGGGGAGAACATCTACCGGGGCagcgccgggcggcggcggacggccgcGGACGCGGTGGCGCGGTGGGTCCGCGAGAGCGCCTACTACGACTGCGGGAGCAACACCTGCGTGCCGGGGCGGCGTTGCGGGCACTACACGCAGGTCACGTGGGCACGGACCACGAGGCTCGGGTGCGCCGCCGTGACGTGCGATAGCGGCGCCACGTTCGTGGTGTGTAGCTACGATCCACCGGGCAACACCAACGGGAGAGGTCCGTACCCTGGATGTGGGGATTATGATGTCGTGTCCGAATAG